In the genome of Streptomyces racemochromogenes, one region contains:
- a CDS encoding beta-ketoacyl-[acyl-carrier-protein] synthase family protein gives MPDTPLRRVVITGLGAVSPVGIGAEVFAGAVRAGRVGIEPIRSFDASPFPSRNAAEVNDFEPAEILRRLDPDRWGRSGLLAAAAARLAVEDSGIEPEVLSSSRSGSIMGTTSGESAVGQSLGGQWLTQGLKGLEPRLVGQMPASQIANAVNAELGLSGDAQTIPTACSASNYALGYAFDMVRSGEADFMLAGGADVVNRLTHSGFYALGAMAADLPRPFDANRGGIVTGEGGAALLLEPLDHALARGARIYAEVLGYAANCDAEHMVHPDATSIAACIRAAHRNAGVTPEQIDYICAHGTGTPTNDSTEVNAVRQVFGDRLPPISSIKSMLGHTMGAASGFGAIASCKALEQGFLPPTANLVEIDPELGPGVDVVPGRGRDARVEIVQNHGFAFGGNNVITILGRYS, from the coding sequence ATGCCTGACACGCCCTTGCGACGAGTCGTCATCACGGGGCTCGGAGCGGTCAGCCCGGTCGGCATCGGTGCGGAGGTCTTCGCCGGTGCCGTCCGGGCGGGCCGGGTCGGCATCGAGCCGATCCGCAGCTTCGACGCCAGTCCGTTCCCCAGCCGGAACGCCGCCGAGGTCAACGACTTCGAGCCGGCGGAGATCCTGCGCCGGCTCGACCCCGACCGGTGGGGACGCAGCGGGCTCCTCGCGGCCGCGGCCGCCCGCCTGGCCGTCGAGGACTCCGGCATCGAGCCCGAGGTCCTCTCCTCCAGCCGGTCCGGATCCATCATGGGCACCACCAGCGGCGAGTCCGCGGTGGGCCAGAGCCTGGGCGGCCAGTGGCTCACCCAGGGCCTCAAGGGCCTGGAGCCCCGTCTGGTCGGGCAGATGCCGGCCAGCCAGATCGCCAACGCGGTGAACGCCGAACTCGGCCTGTCCGGCGACGCCCAGACCATCCCGACCGCCTGCTCGGCCAGCAACTACGCGCTGGGCTACGCCTTCGACATGGTGCGCAGCGGCGAGGCCGACTTCATGCTGGCCGGCGGCGCGGACGTGGTGAACCGGCTGACCCACTCCGGGTTCTACGCCCTGGGGGCCATGGCCGCCGACCTGCCGCGGCCGTTCGACGCCAACCGGGGCGGCATCGTCACCGGCGAGGGCGGGGCGGCGCTGCTGCTCGAACCCCTCGACCACGCGCTGGCCCGTGGTGCCCGCATCTACGCGGAGGTCCTCGGCTACGCCGCGAACTGCGACGCCGAGCACATGGTGCACCCGGACGCGACGAGCATCGCCGCGTGCATCCGGGCCGCCCACCGCAACGCCGGGGTCACCCCGGAGCAGATCGACTACATCTGCGCGCACGGCACGGGTACGCCCACCAACGACTCGACCGAGGTGAACGCGGTCCGCCAGGTGTTCGGTGACCGGCTGCCGCCCATCAGCTCGATCAAGTCCATGCTCGGCCACACCATGGGCGCGGCCAGCGGCTTCGGTGCCATCGCCTCCTGCAAGGCCCTGGAGCAGGGGTTCCTGCCGCCCACGGCCAACCTGGTGGAGATCGACCCGGAGCTGGGTCCCGGCGTGGACGTCGTTCCCGGCCGGGGACGCGACGCCCGGGTGGAGATCGTCCAGAACCACGGTTTCGCCTTCGGCGGCAACAACGTCATCACCATTCTCGGGAGGTACTCGTGA
- a CDS encoding beta-ketoacyl synthase N-terminal-like domain-containing protein: MTTAAPVRPLTVVSAGVVSSAGYGLAPLAALLDGEAAAGTDAGPGAGDYPPRPVRPVPGFKLADHLGRKGIKYLDRLTGLSLVACKQALESAGPDGAGAEPARTGVVLATNTGSIAGYTDLLYDTLTLDKPQLINPGKFSNSVMNVSAGQMAIRHGFKGLNATVAGGRSASLYAFRHARMAMSVGHADRLLVGGSEELSAPTAWAWHHAGTLSERAPVGEGSAVFVVTSDPTAEEQETALADLLACEVGYNGWAGLNQRQEGRRGLTHGLAAAITRVLERSAVRAEDVDVVSLGATHHLGLERLEERAVRLALGHLPQQVRVGEVLGETYSASGAMQLAGLLAHWRGKPSERPRVGLVTSVGHDGNAGALIVRSRV; this comes from the coding sequence GTGACCACAGCGGCGCCCGTGCGGCCGTTGACCGTCGTCAGCGCCGGGGTGGTCTCCAGCGCCGGCTACGGCCTGGCCCCCCTGGCCGCCCTGCTGGACGGGGAGGCCGCAGCGGGCACCGACGCGGGACCCGGCGCCGGGGACTACCCCCCGCGTCCGGTCCGGCCGGTTCCCGGCTTCAAGCTCGCCGACCACCTGGGACGCAAGGGCATCAAGTACCTGGACCGCCTCACCGGCCTGAGCCTGGTCGCCTGCAAGCAGGCGCTGGAATCGGCCGGTCCGGACGGGGCCGGCGCGGAGCCGGCCCGGACCGGTGTGGTTCTGGCCACCAACACCGGCAGCATCGCCGGGTACACCGACCTGCTGTACGACACGCTGACGCTGGACAAGCCGCAGCTGATCAACCCCGGCAAGTTCTCCAACAGCGTGATGAACGTCAGCGCCGGCCAGATGGCCATCCGGCACGGCTTCAAGGGCCTGAACGCCACGGTGGCCGGCGGGCGCAGTGCCAGTCTCTACGCCTTCCGCCACGCCCGGATGGCCATGTCGGTCGGGCACGCCGACCGGCTGCTGGTGGGCGGTTCCGAGGAGCTGAGTGCTCCGACGGCCTGGGCGTGGCACCACGCCGGGACGCTGAGCGAGCGGGCGCCGGTCGGCGAGGGCTCGGCGGTCTTCGTCGTCACGTCCGATCCGACCGCCGAGGAGCAGGAGACCGCCCTCGCGGACCTGCTGGCCTGCGAGGTGGGCTACAACGGCTGGGCGGGCCTCAACCAGCGCCAGGAGGGGCGGCGCGGGCTGACCCACGGGCTGGCCGCGGCCATCACCCGGGTGCTGGAGCGCAGCGCGGTCCGTGCCGAGGACGTGGACGTGGTGTCCCTGGGCGCCACCCACCACCTGGGGCTGGAGCGGCTGGAGGAGCGGGCGGTCCGGCTCGCGCTCGGGCACCTGCCGCAGCAGGTGCGCGTCGGCGAGGTGCTGGGCGAGACGTACAGCGCCAGCGGCGCCATGCAGCTCGCGGGCCTGCTCGCCCACTGGCGCGGCAAGCCGTCCGAGCGGCCTCGTGTCGGCCTGGTCACGTCGGTCGGCCATGACGGGAACGCCGGTGCGCTGATCGTGCGCAGCCGGGTCTGA
- a CDS encoding phytoene desaturase family protein: MDRDEWDAIVVGSGIGGLVCAAYLAADGRRVLVLEQHDVAGGNSHVFRRRRAYEFDVGVHYLGDCGPDGVLPAVLSGLGLGGRVSFREMDRDGFDRIALPDLTVDVPTGWDRYAQRLSQALPEDAAGILLFTDVCAAIADETRSLMLSRGELSVSDLMARTPVTARWGRRTVSELFDHCGLSPRARTVLAAQSPNYGMGARQAVVSMHAAVTDHYLRGAYYPEGGGQVLAASLVEALEAHGGELRTRSRVGRILVEDGRAAGVETRDGEVLRAPLVISNADYRRTVLDLVGEEHFGRRLVAKTRQAEMALPFATLYIALDRELPARPNANLWWYRGDDIEAAYQDLADERVDEVPLLFFSFASLKDPGARNVCPPGHSNFQVMTLCPPGYGFWGVGEGPAAGERYRRNAGYQDRKARLTEAMLRAAEEAIGPFREHIVHLEAATPISHERYTLATGGTPYGLAHWGGVGGRPDTATTVEGLYVVGASTRYGSGITGAAVGGMACAGQITGRRLLAEVHAGAVLGDPDLLPPRAAGWDPLAVSRGAGRRGARGLARIG, from the coding sequence GTGGATCGGGATGAGTGGGACGCCATCGTCGTCGGCAGTGGCATCGGCGGACTGGTGTGTGCGGCGTACCTCGCGGCCGACGGCCGGCGGGTGCTGGTGCTGGAACAGCACGACGTGGCGGGCGGCAACAGCCACGTCTTCCGCCGCCGCCGGGCTTACGAGTTCGACGTGGGCGTCCACTATCTCGGCGACTGCGGTCCGGACGGGGTGCTGCCCGCGGTCCTGTCCGGCCTCGGGCTGGGCGGGCGGGTCTCCTTCCGGGAGATGGACCGGGACGGCTTCGACAGGATCGCGCTGCCGGACCTGACCGTGGACGTCCCGACGGGCTGGGACCGGTACGCGCAGCGGCTGTCGCAGGCGCTTCCGGAGGATGCCGCGGGCATCCTGCTGTTCACCGACGTGTGCGCCGCCATCGCGGACGAGACCCGTTCGCTGATGCTGTCGCGGGGCGAGCTGTCCGTGTCCGACCTGATGGCCCGCACGCCGGTGACGGCCCGCTGGGGACGGCGTACGGTCTCGGAACTGTTCGACCACTGCGGCCTGTCCCCGCGGGCGCGGACGGTGCTGGCCGCCCAGTCGCCCAACTACGGGATGGGGGCGCGGCAGGCCGTCGTGTCCATGCACGCGGCCGTCACCGACCACTACCTGCGGGGTGCCTACTATCCGGAGGGCGGTGGCCAGGTGCTGGCGGCCTCGCTGGTCGAGGCGCTGGAGGCGCACGGCGGGGAGCTCCGCACCCGCAGCCGGGTCGGCCGGATCCTCGTGGAGGACGGCAGGGCCGCCGGGGTGGAGACGAGGGACGGCGAGGTGCTCAGGGCCCCCCTCGTGATCTCGAACGCGGACTACCGCAGGACCGTGCTGGACCTGGTGGGCGAGGAGCACTTCGGCCGCCGGCTGGTGGCCAAGACCCGGCAGGCGGAGATGGCGCTGCCCTTCGCGACGCTCTACATCGCGCTGGACCGGGAGCTGCCGGCCCGTCCGAACGCGAACCTGTGGTGGTACCGCGGCGACGACATCGAGGCCGCCTACCAGGATCTGGCCGACGAGCGCGTGGACGAGGTGCCGCTGCTGTTCTTCTCCTTCGCCTCGCTGAAGGATCCGGGCGCCCGCAACGTCTGCCCGCCCGGGCACAGCAACTTCCAGGTGATGACCCTCTGCCCGCCCGGGTACGGGTTCTGGGGTGTCGGGGAGGGGCCCGCGGCCGGTGAGCGGTACCGGCGCAACGCGGGTTACCAGGACCGCAAGGCGCGGCTGACCGAGGCGATGCTGAGGGCCGCCGAGGAGGCGATCGGCCCCTTCCGGGAGCACATCGTGCACCTGGAGGCGGCGACGCCGATCTCGCACGAGCGGTACACGCTCGCGACCGGCGGGACGCCCTACGGGCTGGCCCACTGGGGCGGCGTCGGCGGCCGGCCCGACACGGCCACCACGGTCGAGGGGCTGTACGTGGTGGGTGCCAGCACCCGGTACGGCAGCGGGATCACCGGTGCGGCCGTCGGCGGGATGGCGTGCGCCGGCCAGATCACGGGACGCCGGCTGCTCGCCGAGGTCCACGCGGGCGCGGTGCTGGGCGACCCGGACCTGCTCCCGCCGCGCGCGGCCGGCTGGGACCCGCTGGCGGTCTCCCGCGGGGCCGGCCGGCGCGGCGCGCGCGGCCTGGCCCGGATCGGCTGA
- a CDS encoding response regulator — protein MANPASEADPIRIIAVDDHSLLRNALCELLDLQGDLRVVAQTDSSAELVELAVEHRAEVVLLDVEMPNHHAPTVVGELSRALPDLQVLILSMHGDPQLIQELLRQGARSYLHKSTHHETLLAAIRNIRTVDPHTIIAVPQQGRPSAFAPAPSGLSPREREVLTLVAHAMSNRQIASELGVAEGTVKRHLRNIFEKLEAVSRVDAVNKASDAQLIVRRPSLGDAG, from the coding sequence ATGGCGAACCCGGCGTCTGAGGCCGACCCCATCCGGATCATCGCCGTCGACGACCACTCCCTCCTGCGCAACGCCCTGTGCGAGCTCCTGGACCTGCAGGGGGACCTGCGCGTCGTCGCCCAGACCGACTCCTCGGCCGAACTCGTCGAGCTGGCCGTCGAACACCGGGCGGAAGTCGTGCTGCTGGACGTGGAAATGCCGAATCACCATGCACCCACCGTGGTGGGGGAGCTGAGCCGTGCCCTGCCCGACCTGCAGGTCCTGATCCTCAGCATGCATGGTGATCCGCAGCTCATCCAGGAGCTGCTGCGCCAGGGAGCCAGGAGCTACCTGCACAAGAGCACGCACCACGAGACCCTCCTCGCGGCCATCCGCAACATCCGCACCGTGGATCCGCACACCATCATCGCGGTGCCCCAGCAGGGCCGTCCCAGTGCCTTCGCCCCGGCGCCCTCGGGCCTCTCGCCCAGGGAGCGCGAGGTCCTGACGCTGGTGGCGCACGCCATGAGCAACCGGCAGATCGCCAGTGAGCTCGGCGTCGCCGAAGGCACCGTCAAACGGCACCTCCGCAACATCTTCGAGAAGCTCGAAGCGGTGTCCAGGGTGGACGCCGTCAACAAGGCCAGCGACGCGCAGCTGATCGTCCGCAGACCCAGCCTGGGCGACGCCGGCTGA
- a CDS encoding sensor histidine kinase, with protein MASTNEKDRTAWVGIACDPTPDFIARQSDMIETYRQRLILDRSPFGTDPEHWWHTSRYALEVFAECLFSLQLGRLPAIGGAGLDLRRNYSTPRERDQAALHCIHAARTLFGVISEVLCEVFPAPRDSRRLAQVLTDLHTVLHRSLEKPAIELLSTLHNQRELSREVHDRIGNHTSLALRQLELLEVLLRRGAGEQGLEHEERIGHLKRTLVETMNSTRDLVDGLRSESDAPHELEAALLGYLAAADVSHPVVHVHVDDDVDCVIAAMDMGDALFLMVRECLRNTLAHADASVATVDVGIEGRNVVARIQDNGVGFEPHLRSGNGLGSLYERAGLLDGSVRLISSPGSGTQITITVPFLGGSHGEPGV; from the coding sequence ATGGCCTCGACGAACGAGAAGGACAGGACGGCCTGGGTCGGAATCGCATGCGACCCGACACCCGACTTCATCGCACGACAGTCCGACATGATCGAGACGTACCGGCAGCGGCTCATCCTGGACCGCAGCCCCTTCGGCACCGATCCCGAACACTGGTGGCACACCAGCAGATACGCACTCGAAGTCTTCGCGGAGTGCCTGTTCTCCCTCCAGCTCGGCAGGCTGCCGGCCATCGGAGGCGCCGGACTCGACCTACGGCGCAACTACAGCACCCCACGGGAGCGCGACCAGGCCGCCCTCCACTGCATCCACGCGGCCCGCACCCTCTTCGGCGTCATCTCCGAGGTCCTGTGCGAGGTCTTCCCGGCCCCCCGCGACAGCCGTCGCCTGGCCCAGGTACTCACCGACCTCCACACCGTCCTCCACCGCAGCCTCGAGAAGCCGGCCATCGAGCTCCTGAGCACCCTGCACAACCAGCGCGAACTGTCCCGTGAGGTCCACGACCGCATCGGCAACCACACGAGCCTCGCACTGCGCCAGCTGGAACTGCTGGAGGTCCTGCTCAGGCGCGGAGCCGGCGAACAGGGACTGGAACACGAGGAGCGCATCGGACACCTCAAGCGCACCCTCGTCGAGACCATGAACAGCACCCGGGACCTCGTCGACGGCCTGCGCAGCGAGTCCGACGCCCCCCACGAGCTCGAGGCCGCGCTGCTCGGCTACCTCGCCGCGGCGGACGTCTCCCACCCGGTCGTGCACGTCCACGTCGACGACGACGTGGACTGCGTCATCGCGGCCATGGACATGGGAGACGCCCTCTTCCTCATGGTGCGCGAATGCCTGCGCAACACCCTGGCCCACGCCGACGCCTCCGTGGCCACGGTCGACGTGGGCATCGAGGGGCGCAACGTGGTCGCAAGGATCCAGGACAACGGAGTCGGGTTCGAACCCCACCTGCGCAGCGGCAACGGACTGGGGTCGCTCTACGAGCGCGCCGGACTGCTCGACGGGAGCGTGAGGCTCATCAGCTCCCCCGGCAGCGGCACCCAGATCACCATCACCGTTCCGTTCCTCGGAGGCAGTCATGGCGAACCCGGCGTCTGA
- a CDS encoding NAD-dependent epimerase/dehydratase family protein translates to MKVFVTGGSGYIGRALLRLLAAQGDSVTALVRSQESAKVVADLGATPLFGELTDEALLREAAAAADGVVHLALTGDERSGEVDRIAANALLEGVGGNPYVHTGGSWAYGDTDGAVAEDAPFAPPMVVGWRVPLEQQLLATTSQGKHPVVVRPGLVYGRSGGLPGFFLGEGLQAGAIGYLGDGNSSWSLVHVDDIAELYARALKAPAGAQYLGVTGVNVRTREVAEALSRAAGIPGQTRSVSVEELSQKLGLLADALFLDQRFATTRAQDELGWIPRHRDPLDDLAKGV, encoded by the coding sequence ATGAAGGTATTCGTCACCGGCGGGTCGGGTTACATCGGCCGCGCCCTGCTGCGCCTGCTGGCCGCCCAGGGCGACTCCGTGACCGCGCTGGTGCGTTCGCAGGAGTCGGCGAAGGTGGTCGCCGACCTCGGTGCGACCCCGCTGTTCGGCGAGCTGACCGACGAGGCGCTGCTGCGCGAGGCGGCGGCCGCGGCCGACGGCGTGGTGCACCTGGCCCTGACCGGGGACGAGCGCTCCGGAGAGGTGGACCGGATCGCGGCGAACGCGCTGCTGGAGGGCGTCGGCGGCAACCCGTACGTCCACACCGGCGGCAGCTGGGCCTACGGCGACACCGACGGCGCCGTCGCCGAGGACGCGCCGTTCGCGCCGCCCATGGTCGTCGGCTGGCGCGTGCCGCTGGAGCAGCAGCTCCTGGCCACCACCTCGCAGGGCAAGCACCCGGTCGTCGTGCGCCCCGGCCTCGTCTACGGACGCTCCGGCGGCCTGCCCGGCTTCTTCCTCGGCGAGGGCCTCCAGGCCGGCGCCATCGGCTACCTGGGCGACGGAAACTCCTCCTGGTCGCTCGTGCACGTCGACGACATAGCCGAGCTCTACGCCCGCGCGCTCAAGGCCCCGGCCGGCGCCCAGTACCTGGGCGTCACCGGGGTGAACGTGCGCACCCGCGAGGTGGCCGAGGCCCTGAGCCGGGCGGCGGGCATTCCCGGCCAGACCCGCTCGGTGTCGGTGGAGGAGCTCTCCCAGAAGCTCGGCCTCCTGGCCGACGCCCTGTTCCTGGACCAGCGGTTCGCCACCACGCGGGCCCAGGACGAGCTGGGCTGGATTCCGCGGCACCGTGACCCGCTGGACGACCTCGCCAAGGGCGTCTGA
- a CDS encoding DUF1772 domain-containing protein, which translates to MEILHTVLTGVALLANAVVYGTDFFSALVQRPAMAHANDEVLTSAMGLTHHYGDKRMPVPGVAGVIATALTLAAAVFTGGTLAIVSGAVALVSLVVWLLIYNRISGPVNKKLGAAALAGITLPDARELQKTWDSVINVRVVLQGLTLAALFTGVAFG; encoded by the coding sequence ATGGAGATCCTGCACACGGTCCTGACGGGCGTCGCCCTGCTGGCCAACGCGGTGGTGTACGGCACGGACTTCTTCTCCGCGCTGGTCCAGCGGCCCGCCATGGCCCACGCCAACGACGAGGTGCTCACCAGCGCCATGGGGCTCACCCACCACTACGGCGACAAGCGGATGCCCGTCCCGGGCGTGGCCGGCGTCATCGCCACCGCCCTCACCCTGGCCGCCGCCGTGTTCACGGGCGGCACCCTCGCCATCGTGTCCGGCGCGGTCGCCCTCGTGTCGCTGGTCGTCTGGCTGCTCATCTACAACCGCATCAGCGGCCCGGTGAACAAGAAGCTCGGCGCGGCGGCCCTCGCCGGCATCACCCTCCCCGACGCCCGGGAGCTGCAGAAGACCTGGGACAGCGTGATCAACGTACGCGTCGTCCTCCAGGGGCTCACGCTCGCCGCGCTGTTCACGGGCGTGGCCTTCGGCTGA
- a CDS encoding ester cyclase — MATGSTEHNKAAIRRVFDEFVNQGDFSVVDEIYRPDIIDHEGLPGAPEGVEGVKYTIAGLRTAFPDLKVVIEDMSAHGDHVVIHNTWHGTHLGELLGMEPTGRTIESTGIVVWRFEDGLIAERWAIGVASNMFAQLGMRMFAPGKGRRTVRKTDLPVVRVVPLPADRSEAWQRLNTELAGPRLREYEASRRRLGISHEVFRLTPGADGDRVAVYFEAKDPARVARLWDASEDPFDLWLRERIRDIHGTDPWLVDDAAAAAAGHTWNAPPKLTPEVAA, encoded by the coding sequence ATGGCGACCGGCTCCACGGAACACAACAAGGCGGCCATCCGCCGCGTCTTCGACGAGTTCGTCAACCAGGGCGACTTCTCCGTCGTCGACGAGATCTACCGGCCGGACATCATCGACCACGAAGGGCTGCCGGGCGCGCCCGAGGGCGTCGAGGGCGTCAAGTACACCATCGCCGGCCTGCGCACCGCGTTCCCCGACCTCAAGGTCGTCATCGAGGACATGAGCGCCCACGGCGACCACGTGGTCATCCACAACACCTGGCACGGCACCCACCTCGGCGAGCTGCTGGGCATGGAGCCGACCGGCCGCACCATCGAGTCCACCGGGATCGTCGTCTGGCGCTTCGAGGACGGACTGATCGCCGAGCGCTGGGCGATCGGCGTGGCGTCCAACATGTTCGCGCAGCTCGGGATGCGGATGTTCGCCCCGGGCAAGGGCCGGCGCACGGTCCGCAAGACGGACCTGCCCGTGGTCCGCGTCGTCCCCCTGCCGGCGGACAGGTCCGAGGCCTGGCAGCGGCTCAACACGGAGCTGGCGGGCCCCCGCCTGCGCGAGTACGAGGCCTCCCGCCGCCGGCTGGGCATCAGCCACGAGGTCTTCCGCCTCACCCCCGGTGCGGACGGGGACCGGGTCGCCGTCTACTTCGAGGCCAAGGACCCCGCCCGGGTCGCCCGCCTCTGGGACGCCTCCGAGGACCCCTTCGACCTGTGGCTGCGCGAGCGGATCCGCGACATCCACGGCACCGACCCGTGGCTGGTGGACGACGCGGCGGCCGCCGCGGCCGGCCACACCTGGAACGCCCCGCCGAAGCTCACGCCCGAGGTGGCGGCCTGA
- a CDS encoding FAD-dependent oxidoreductase, whose translation MSAPRIRRVLIAGGGLGGIATALALQQQGIDSIVFESAPELRDGGAGLHIWTNGMLALEYLGLADAVRATAPAQEVCSFADWRGNSIGDWPVGQFTSRYGQPTVAIGRSALHGIMSDALTVPVRTGARVTGYAQDREGVTVRFDDGTEERGDVLIGADGVRSAVRTQLLGPRPPHYTGYIAWRGHAKMSPEEIPPGSFLGLFGRGTRFTYYDIAPGVVHWMSVANGPAGGRDQGTPQDTLRMLQARHRGWVDPVARILAATDPDSIIRNDVTERKPDPVWGSGRVTLLGDAAHAVSFNIGQGACLAIEDALVLAEHLARPGDITSALRAYEAERRTRTAPMQLLAARIGWAGALENPLAVWVRDRLMRAAWTRVAFAAAEKEHVAYGTRWRERALLNHH comes from the coding sequence GTGTCCGCACCGCGCATACGCCGCGTGCTGATCGCCGGCGGCGGCCTCGGCGGCATCGCCACCGCGCTGGCCCTCCAGCAGCAGGGAATCGACTCGATCGTCTTCGAGAGCGCGCCCGAGCTGCGCGACGGAGGCGCAGGCCTGCACATCTGGACCAACGGCATGCTGGCCCTGGAGTACCTGGGCCTCGCCGACGCGGTCCGCGCGACCGCACCCGCGCAGGAGGTCTGCTCCTTCGCCGACTGGCGGGGCAACTCCATCGGCGACTGGCCCGTCGGCCAATTCACCTCCCGCTACGGGCAGCCGACCGTCGCCATCGGCCGGTCGGCGCTCCACGGCATCATGAGCGACGCCCTGACCGTGCCCGTGCGCACCGGCGCCCGGGTGACCGGCTACGCCCAGGACCGCGAGGGCGTGACCGTCCGCTTCGACGACGGCACCGAGGAACGCGGCGACGTGCTGATCGGAGCGGACGGCGTCCGCTCGGCGGTCCGCACCCAGCTCCTCGGCCCCCGGCCGCCGCACTACACCGGCTACATCGCCTGGCGCGGCCACGCGAAGATGAGCCCCGAGGAGATCCCGCCGGGCAGCTTCCTCGGCCTCTTCGGCCGCGGCACCCGCTTCACCTACTACGACATCGCCCCCGGTGTCGTGCACTGGATGAGCGTGGCGAACGGCCCGGCCGGCGGCCGCGACCAGGGCACCCCCCAGGACACCCTGCGGATGCTCCAGGCCCGGCACCGCGGCTGGGTCGACCCGGTCGCCCGGATCCTGGCGGCGACCGACCCCGACAGCATCATCCGCAACGACGTCACCGAGCGGAAGCCGGACCCCGTCTGGGGCAGCGGCCGGGTGACCCTGCTGGGCGACGCCGCGCACGCCGTCAGCTTCAACATCGGGCAGGGCGCCTGCCTGGCCATCGAGGACGCGCTGGTGCTCGCCGAGCACCTGGCCCGCCCCGGTGACATCACCTCCGCGCTGCGCGCCTACGAGGCCGAGCGCCGCACCCGTACCGCCCCCATGCAGCTGCTGGCGGCGCGGATCGGCTGGGCCGGCGCGCTGGAGAACCCGCTGGCCGTCTGGGTCCGCGACCGGCTCATGAGGGCCGCCTGGACCCGCGTCGCCTTCGCCGCCGCCGAGAAGGAGCACGTCGCCTACGGAACCCGCTGGCGCGAACGCGCCCTGCTGAACCACCACTGA
- a CDS encoding aldo/keto reductase, with product MEHRTLGRDGVTVSVEGLGCMGMTFGYGDSDETEAIATVNRALDLGVTLLDTADMYGPHTNEALVGRAIRGRRDELVLASKVGNEIGADGKLTGALNGRPEYIRQAVEGSLSRLGTDHLDLYYLHRIDPDVPVEESIGAMAELVAAGKVRHLGVSEASAQTIRQAHAVHPLAAVQTEYSLFTRDVEVNGVLDTVRELGIGFVAYSPLGRGFLTGGIRSTRDIPQGLDFRRFAPRFAEENLRRNLPVVDALVALAARLEVSATQLALAWVLSRGDDVVAIPGTKRRTYLEENLGAVAVSLSAETLAEIERTAPHGITAGDRYPAEAMAQLNG from the coding sequence ATGGAACACCGCACGCTGGGCCGGGACGGGGTCACGGTCTCCGTCGAGGGCCTCGGCTGCATGGGAATGACCTTCGGGTACGGGGACTCGGACGAGACCGAGGCCATCGCCACGGTCAACCGGGCCCTGGACCTCGGGGTCACCCTGCTCGACACCGCCGACATGTACGGGCCGCACACCAACGAGGCCCTCGTCGGCAGGGCCATCCGCGGCCGCCGCGACGAGCTGGTCCTGGCGTCGAAGGTCGGCAACGAGATCGGCGCCGACGGCAAGCTGACCGGCGCCCTCAACGGCCGCCCCGAGTACATCAGGCAGGCCGTCGAGGGCAGCCTGAGCCGGCTGGGCACCGACCACCTCGACCTCTACTACCTGCACCGCATCGACCCCGACGTGCCGGTCGAGGAGAGCATCGGCGCCATGGCCGAGCTCGTCGCCGCCGGCAAGGTCCGCCACCTCGGAGTGTCCGAGGCCTCGGCGCAGACGATCCGCCAGGCGCACGCCGTGCACCCGCTCGCGGCCGTCCAGACCGAGTACTCCCTCTTCACCCGCGACGTCGAGGTCAACGGCGTACTGGACACCGTGCGCGAACTGGGCATCGGCTTCGTCGCCTACAGCCCGCTCGGCCGCGGCTTCCTCACCGGCGGCATCCGCAGCACCCGGGACATCCCGCAGGGCCTGGACTTCCGCCGCTTCGCCCCGCGCTTCGCCGAGGAGAACCTGCGGCGCAACCTGCCCGTCGTGGACGCGCTCGTCGCGCTCGCGGCACGCCTGGAGGTCTCCGCCACCCAGCTCGCCCTGGCCTGGGTGCTCTCCCGCGGCGACGACGTGGTCGCCATCCCGGGCACCAAGCGCCGCACGTACCTGGAAGAGAACCTCGGCGCCGTCGCCGTCTCCCTCTCCGCCGAGACCCTCGCCGAGATCGAGCGCACAGCCCCCCACGGCATCACCGCGGGCGACCGCTACCCCGCCGAGGCCATGGCCCAGCTCAACGGCTGA
- a CDS encoding ester cyclase, giving the protein MSVTTTTHPAVEDFLAMVNTRDADRVDTHCTFEHIDHNPVVPNGREANRLFWKNVFAAFPDITATVKDLLVCGDRVAGRFEYEGTHQGEFLGIPATYRKVQIRSIDIWRLEDGLFAEHWDQTNLTEVLQELRAAAHA; this is encoded by the coding sequence ATGTCAGTGACCACCACCACCCACCCCGCCGTCGAGGACTTCCTCGCCATGGTCAACACGCGGGACGCCGACCGCGTCGACACCCACTGCACGTTCGAGCACATCGACCACAACCCCGTGGTCCCCAACGGCCGCGAGGCCAACCGGCTCTTCTGGAAGAACGTCTTCGCCGCCTTCCCCGACATCACCGCCACCGTCAAGGACCTGCTGGTCTGCGGCGACCGCGTCGCCGGCCGCTTCGAGTACGAGGGCACCCACCAGGGCGAGTTCCTCGGCATCCCGGCCACCTACCGCAAGGTCCAGATCCGCTCCATCGACATCTGGCGCCTGGAGGACGGCCTGTTCGCCGAGCACTGGGACCAGACCAACCTCACCGAGGTCCTCCAGGAGCTCCGGGCCGCCGCCCACGCCTGA